The DNA region ATCTGCGTCTGCGGCGAAATCAGCAAAGAACAACAACGAATCAAAGTTCGTGTAGAAACCAGAAAATTCGGAAGAGCAGTCACCATAATCGACGGCATAGACCCAAAAGAAAACGACATGGGACGCCTAGCACAAAAAATGAAAACCTTCTGCGCATGCGGAGGAACCGCCAAAAGCGGCCAAATCATACTCCAAGGCGACCACCGAGACCGCGTAGCAGACTTTCTCGCGCAGCAGCTGGGCTACCCAAAAGACAACATAGAAGTACAGTAAGACAACCGATATCAGCAGGCGT from Candidatus Bathyarchaeia archaeon includes:
- a CDS encoding translation initiation factor, yielding MPEICPTCGLPKDICVCGEISKEQQRIKVRVETRKFGRAVTIIDGIDPKENDMGRLAQKMKTFCACGGTAKSGQIILQGDHRDRVADFLAQQLGYPKDNIEVQ